The Paenibacillus mucilaginosus 3016 genome includes the window ACTCGACCAACCGCGTAGTCTCCATGTCCGGAGGCGGCCAGGCGATTTCCGTAGCCGGAGACTTCCTGACCAACACGCTGAAGCTTGGAGCGGGTTCTGCACCTGTCGATGCACAGCTCAAGATCAACGGTGTAGCCACCACCCGTGCTTCCAACAGTTTTTCCGTAAACGGCGTGGATATTACACTCAATGGCGTGGGCACAACGACGATTGATGTGAAGAGCGATACCGATAAGGTCATGGAATCGATCAAAACGTTCATCACCGATTACAACAGCATGCTCAAGACCATTCAGGAGAAGCTGGGCGAAGATAAGTTCCGTGATTACACACCGCTGACTTCCGAGCAGAAGGAAGCGATGAAGGACAAGGACATCGAACTGTGGGAAGGCAAAGCAAAGAGCGGTCTGCTCCGCAACGATTCGATTCTCTCGGCGCTTGCCAACACGATGCGCTCGTCGATGTCCACTCCGGTAGAGACCGGAAATCCGAATTACAAAACGCTGAGTGCGATCGGAATCGATTCGGGATCCTATCTGGAGAAGGGACAGCTCTATATCAAGAGTGAAACCAAGCTCCGGGAAGCGATCGAGAAAGACCCGCAGGCCGTGATCAACCTGTTCACACAGGACGGTAATGGAGATACGGACCGTTCCGATGTCGGTGTGGGCGAACGCCTCTATCAGGACCTCATGGGCAGTCTGGAGAAAATCGCGAAGAAGGCCGGTACGTCGGCATTCTCGGATATGTCGGTCTTCAAATCGGACAGCGATCTCGGCAAAAGATTGACCGATTTGAACACACGGATCGCCAAAGGCAATGAACGCCTGGCGGATATTGAAAACCGCTACTATAAACAATTCGCAGCCATGGAAGCGGCGATGAGTAAATACAATTCGCAATCGTCTTATCTGGCTAATGCATTCAGCAGCTAGAATCACATCCACGGAGATCTCTTAGGAGGGAAAACGCATGCTACAAGCACAGCAAAATAAGTACCTGTCCACCTCGGTTCAAACGGCGTCACCTGCTCATCTGCTGATGATGCTCTACGATGGGGCCATCCGCTTCTGCAGAGCCGGGATTGAAGCCATGAAGCAGAACCGGTATGAAGAGGTTAACCGGAACTTGGTCAAAGCGCAGGATATCGTGCGAGAGCTGATGGTAACCTTGGATCCTAAGCAGCCCATCTCCGCGGACCTGACTCGGCTCTATGATTATTTCATCTTCCGTCTGGTGGAAGCCAATA containing:
- the fliD gene encoding flagellar filament capping protein FliD; its protein translation is MVNRITGITSGLDTDTLISQLMKANRIPVDKMAQQKQTVEWQRDAYKEINAKILDFRNNKLFNFKREGTFAAKTLTTVGDTSAVGAKATSSSVPGTLKVEVVSLAQPSVSTSTAAITADPAFKTNVPLKDTEFVAGFTPVAPATTPPTYQEFDITVNSKVIRINPNTDSLDSMMSKISSQAGVTAFYDSTNRVVSMSGGGQAISVAGDFLTNTLKLGAGSAPVDAQLKINGVATTRASNSFSVNGVDITLNGVGTTTIDVKSDTDKVMESIKTFITDYNSMLKTIQEKLGEDKFRDYTPLTSEQKEAMKDKDIELWEGKAKSGLLRNDSILSALANTMRSSMSTPVETGNPNYKTLSAIGIDSGSYLEKGQLYIKSETKLREAIEKDPQAVINLFTQDGNGDTDRSDVGVGERLYQDLMGSLEKIAKKAGTSAFSDMSVFKSDSDLGKRLTDLNTRIAKGNERLADIENRYYKQFAAMEAAMSKYNSQSSYLANAFSS
- the fliS gene encoding flagellar export chaperone FliS, yielding MLQAQQNKYLSTSVQTASPAHLLMMLYDGAIRFCRAGIEAMKQNRYEEVNRNLVKAQDIVRELMVTLDPKQPISADLTRLYDYFIFRLVEANMKKQSEPAEEVLEYLVSLKETWIQASRAAAGGQAVGATHA